One Miscanthus floridulus cultivar M001 chromosome 11, ASM1932011v1, whole genome shotgun sequence DNA window includes the following coding sequences:
- the LOC136491950 gene encoding uncharacterized protein: MPLRPIDLPITFGDPSNYRTKTLTFEVVGFHGTYHAILGHPWYAKFMVIPNYTYLKLKMLGPCGVITIGTSFQLAYECEVECYKRAAAIVASKEPMAIRKEVTDEAPNPKRSAGSFEPVEGAKGGPHRPQRLQGQSGTHWHHDFLRIGKRARRLPPRQ, from the coding sequence atgccactcaggccgatcgatctgcccatcacctttggggatccatccaattataggacgaagaccctcaccttcgaggtggtcgggttccatggaacctaccacgccatccttggaCATCCATGGTACGCGAAATTTATGgttatccccaactacacctatctaaagctaaagatgttgggtccatgcggggtcatcaccatcggcacctccttccagctcgcctacgagtgcgaggtcgagtgctacaaACGCGCcgcggcaatcgtcgcctccaaagagcctatggccatcaggaaggaggtcaccgatGAAGCACCCAACCCTAAGAGGTCGGCTGGGTCTTTCGAGCCAGTGGAGGGAGCCAagggaggtcctcatagaccccagcggctccaagggcaaagtggtacgCATTGGCACCATgatttcctccgaataggaaagcgtgctcgtcgacttcctccacgccaatag
- the LOC136490725 gene encoding MADS-box transcription factor 27-like, translating to MGQDLSGLGVKGLQNLENQLEMSIRCIQTKKDQLLVDEIHELNRKGSLIQQDNMELHRKVNLIRHENAELYKKLYEKEAAGEVNRDSTTPYNFAVAENTSIPIHLELNTPLQENDVEPPAAPKLGLQLNP from the exons ATGGGACAAGATCTTTCCGGATTAGGTGTCAAGGGACTTCAAAATCTAGAAAATCAGCTAGAGATGAGCATTCGTTGCATCCAGACAAAAAAG GACCAACTCTTGGTTGATGAAATTCACGAACTGAATCGAAAG GGAAGTCTCATCCAACAAGACAACATGGAATTACACAGAAAGGTCAACCTAATTCGCCACGAAAATGCCGAATTATACAAGAAG CTCTATGAGAAAGAAGCAGCAGGTGAAGTCAACCGAGATTCAACAACTCCATACAACTTTGCAGTTGCAGAGAATACCAGCATTCCTATCCATCTTGAGCTTAATACTCCACTGCAAGAAAATGATGTTGAACCACCTGCGGCTCCTAAATTAGG GTTGCAACTAAATCCATGA
- the LOC136491949 gene encoding uncharacterized protein — protein MSQHPMTHHEMEKRHIACQNPDRVGLYIVRLLVVAIVCYKNQLDSKDSSRDFQLNCECQFFLASIVPSLLELKLKPFQRRSGPTEYAISYRTRVCPSVLWNCLASSEDSQKTKVGAAHRARHLVYIKVILTQVIYRRKIKYQANMQDGIILYVGVFPL, from the exons ATGTCGCAGCATCCCATGACTCACCATGAGATGGAAAAACGGCACATAGCCTGTCAGAACCCAGATAGGGTAGGACTGTACATAGTTCGACTTTTGGTAGTTGCCATTGTTTGCTACAAAA accaactagactcaaaagattcatctcgtgatttccaactaaactgt GAATGCCAATTTTTTCTCGCATCCATCGTACCATCTCTTTTAGAACTTAAACTGAAGCCATTCCAACGAAGGTCTGGTCCGACAGAATATGCCATCTCTTATAGGACCAGAGTATGCCCTTCTGTACTCTGGAATTGCTTAGCCAGCTCTGAAGATTCTCAGAAAACAAAGGTCGGTGCTGCCCACAGGGCACGCCATCTGGTCTACATCAAAGTCATCCTGACACAAGTTATTTATAGACGGAAGATAAAATACCAAGCAAATATGCAGGATGGCATTATTTTGTATGTTGGTGTATTTCCTCTGTAA